The following DNA comes from Bacteroidetes bacterium SB0662_bin_6.
TGTCAGGATGGGTGATAATCACGGTTCCCAGTTTGTCCATGCCGCGGTACGCCAACTGGGGCAGCACGAAGCGGCTTCCTGCATCGCTGCCCGTGAAAGCCGACCGGGGCCCCGCATCGATCAGCACGCCGTCCCCGTCGGGGAGGCGCAACAGGGCCGCATCTCCCTGGCCGACATCCATATAAATCACGTCCATGTGCGGGCGATACCGTCCGCTGGCTACTCCCTGAATCACATCCCCGATCAGAAGAAGCAGCGCCAGCGCAGCGAAACGCCACCGGAGCCTGGGGCGGCGCCACACGGCAAGGCACACCCCGATAAGGGTTAGTATTATAAGAGGAAGCGGCCGTTCAAGACTCCACTGAACTACGCTCCATCCCATAAATCGATCACCAAACATGGAGACATGAAGCAGGGAAGACGCCAGTGCGCCGGACGCAGCCCCGAGAATCTCTCCCAGCGCCGGAAATACGCCGCCGAACGCCACTGCTGCTGAACCGGCGACCAGCGCCCCTGTAGTGAGTGGAATACCCGGCAGATTCAGCAGGAGTCCCCCCAGCCCGACCTGCCCAAAGTGATAAAGCGCTACAGGCAGCGTACCGATGGTTGCCGCCACCGTGACGGCGGTCCCGGAGTGAATGTATTCCCCCAGGCGAAATGAGGGGGCCGGAACCCATGCCGCCAGTAGAGGCGCCAGCAACAGAATACCAGCCACCGCAGACACGGAAAGTTGAAACCCGGCCGCGAAAAGATGGGTGGGGGCAACGGCCAACAACACGCACACGGCGGCGCCCAGACTGTTCAGGGACCGGGCAGGTCGCTGGAACGATGTAGCCGAAAGCATCAGCGACGCCATCACCACAGCGCGCACCACCGATGCGGAACACCCGGTAAGAAGCATATATCCCACGAGCAGAAACACGGTGCAACTCACCCGAAGTATATCCACAGTACGCCAATTCAAACGAAGGCGATACAGGAGAGGCCCGAGCAAGTGGTACAAAATCATTCCGACAACCATGACATGCAGACCGGATACTGCAAGGAGATGCAGAAGACCCATACGGGCAAAGCGGTCCCGGGTATCGCTGTCCAGTTGCCGCCGGTCTCCAAGAAGGAGCGCATGGAGGATCGCTCGCGACTCAGGATCGGGCAAAAACCGATCCAGGCTGGACTGAACGAAGGCTCGGGCCGGTTCAAGCAAACACCCTGTACTCCGCCTGTCACGTCCTGTCCGTTCCATACTCCCCTCCACGAGATAGAGACGAGCATAGATGCGCTCGCGGAACAGATAGCTCCCGTAGTCGAACTCACCAGGATTTCTGGCACGAGGCAATGGAGCAAGACGCCCCTGCAGTATTACCTGATCACACCTTGCCGGCAACCAATTGCTTTGCCGGTCACCTCCGGAAGTGAACCGGCCGGACACTAGCAAACCTGCAGGAGGATCCCCATTGTTCTTCCGGTCCAGTCGGAGCGTAAACCGGATCGATCCTGAGTGCTCCACCGGATCATCCAGAATGCGACCTGACCACACCGCCTCTTCCCCGGAAGCAAGCTTCCCGGGTAACGGATGTCCCTGCGGCAAGGCATAAAACGTGGCATAGTGCAACCCCCCGAAGCACACCGTCAGGAAAAAACCCGCAAAGGCAACGAAAAGCGTACGCAGTTCCCTGGAAACCCTCGGCAGCACAGACCCTGTACAGAAAATCAACACACCCGCGACGAGGCCTGCCAGTACACTCCCCCGCACTGCTGCACCGGGTTCCCCACTGTGCGCAAGCAAAATACCGGCCGATAAGGCTCCCGCCACCCAACAAGCCGGATACCTGTTCCGAGAGGTTTCTTCAGGAGCCGGCACAAGCGCATGAGGGTCAGGGTCAGGACAGGTATTATCTCCCAGAGACACTGCACCCTTCGAAACATAACGTCTAAGGGGGGTTATTCACACACTCACAAGCTCTACTATAACTTGTATAATTAATATAAATATGTTGTAGTAGTAGGGGCTGTGGATATGTGAATAGAGAGGTTATGCACAAGTTATCTTCATATTGTGAAAAACTTTATCTTCAAAATATCCGGCTGTCTTCTTTCCAGCATCAATGCG
Coding sequences within:
- a CDS encoding DNA internalization-related competence protein ComEC/Rec2; its protein translation is MTPLRRYVSKGAVSLGDNTCPDPDPHALVPAPEETSRNRYPACWVAGALSAGILLAHSGEPGAAVRGSVLAGLVAGVLIFCTGSVLPRVSRELRTLFVAFAGFFLTVCFGGLHYATFYALPQGHPLPGKLASGEEAVWSGRILDDPVEHSGSIRFTLRLDRKNNGDPPAGLLVSGRFTSGGDRQSNWLPARCDQVILQGRLAPLPRARNPGEFDYGSYLFRERIYARLYLVEGSMERTGRDRRSTGCLLEPARAFVQSSLDRFLPDPESRAILHALLLGDRRQLDSDTRDRFARMGLLHLLAVSGLHVMVVGMILYHLLGPLLYRLRLNWRTVDILRVSCTVFLLVGYMLLTGCSASVVRAVVMASLMLSATSFQRPARSLNSLGAAVCVLLAVAPTHLFAAGFQLSVSAVAGILLLAPLLAAWVPAPSFRLGEYIHSGTAVTVAATIGTLPVALYHFGQVGLGGLLLNLPGIPLTTGALVAGSAAVAFGGVFPALGEILGAASGALASSLLHVSMFGDRFMGWSVVQWSLERPLPLIILTLIGVCLAVWRRPRLRWRFAALALLLLIGDVIQGVASGRYRPHMDVIYMDVGQGDAALLRLPDGDGVLIDAGPRSAFTGSDAGSRFVLPQLAYRGMDKLGTVIITHPDSDHIGGIPSVLRSVPVGRVLRSGYRHSSSLFTETDALLDSLNIPHRAVRIGDTLMLSPQVRAYVLYPPEEVPEDGPNAHSVMLLVCYGEASFLFTGDAPLEAELRLARRYKDLLQSDVLKVGHHGSRTSSAPAFLNGVLGARSRDSNPAGAVKTGVSMNEPTQNPRKPYAVVSVAERNRYGLPNQEVLDRLTAAGFEVVLTSRAGGVWFRTDGKTIRRVNWR